The Caulobacter vibrioides sequence ACCCGCCGCGCCGACCCCGGCCGGCGGCGTCAAGGCGTCCGCCGACGCCTTTGACGCCCTGCTGGCCATCGCCGGCCGACCGGACGAGACGCCGGCCCAGCGCCCGGCGCCGCGCCGCGCCGAGGCCAAGAGCGATGACCGTGACCAGGATCGCGAGGTAAAGGCCGCCGAAAAGCCCGCCCGTCCCGAGGCGCGCGCCGACGCCAAGGCCGTCGATCGCAGCGAAGACCCCCGCGCCGACGGCGACGACGCCGTCGAGGGGGGCCGCGAGGCCAAGGCCAGCGACGCCAAGACCAATGACGACGCGGCCGCCGACAAGGCGTCCGGCGCCGAGACCCAGACGTCCGAGGCGAGCGTCGAGGCTCTGGTCGAGGTCGACTCGACCCTGGCCTCGGCCCAGGCCGCCGCGATGCTGATCGCCGCCATGTCGGCCGAGCCGGCGACGACGCCGCCGATCGAGGTCGCGGTCGAGCCGGCCCCCGCGTCCGCCGCCGTCGCCGTGGGCGACGCCGCAGCCTTCGCCGCTGCGGTCGAGGTCGCCGGTGAGGCGCCGGTCGTCGCGCCGCAGGGCCAGGCGACGACCGAGCCGGCTCCGGAGGCCGCCGCCGTGACCGCGCCGCAGGCGGCGTCGGCGCCGACGACCGCCGTCGCCGGCGAACAGGCGCTGGACGCCGCCGCGCTCGAGGCCCTGACCGCGCTGGCCGGTGAGGCCGAGACGCCCCTCGACGCCGAGAGCCAGACCACGCCGCGCGCCGCGCCGACGACCACGACGGCGGCGACGACCCCGACGGTCGCGCCGACCGCACAGACCAAGACCGCCGAGGCGACGCCCGCCGCTGCGGTCGCGCCGGCGTCCAGCGCCACGCCGGCTCCGGTCGCCACGCCGATCGAGCAGGCCGCCGCGCCGGTGGAAGCCCCGATCGTCGCGGAGGCCGCCCCGGTGGCGACCGCCGCCAATACGGACGCCGTCGAGGCCTCGCCCGCCGTGACGTCGGGCGTCGCGACCCTCGCCGCCAAGACGGTGGAAGCGCCCGCGACCCAGGCCGCGCCGTCCGGCGCGCCTGCTGCGGTCGTGGCCGCAGAAGCGGTTGAGACCGCTCAGGCCGTGACCGCCGTCGCGTCCGGCGCGGCGGGCGGCGACGCCAGCGCCAACACCGACGCCAACGCCACCGCCCAAACCAACGTTTCCGACACCGCCGCCGCCGCCGCCGCGCCCCTGGAGGCTGCGGTCGCCGGGGCGAGCAGCGCCGAAGCCGCGCCGACCTCGACCGCCACGCCGCCGGTCCAGCTGCAGGCCGCCAACACCGCCGCGCCCGCCGTCGCGCCGGCCCCGGTGCGCGGCTCGCCCGAGACCGTCGCGGCCCTGTCGGCCGAGATCCTCAAGAAGGCCGACGCCAAGACCACGCGCTTCGACGTGGCCCTGACCCCGGACGGCCTGGGCAAGGTCGATGTGCGGATCGAGATCGCCCGCGACGGCGCCCTGACCGCGTCCATGCGCTTCGACACCGCCCACGCGGCCCAGGAGCTGCGCGGCAAGGCCAATGAGCTGCGTCAGGCGCTGGCCGACGCCGGCTTCAACGTCGCCGACAACGGGCTCAGCTTCGACGTCTCCAGCCAGGACGGCCGGAGCCAGAACCCGTTCTTCGCCTTCGAAGGCTGGGGCGACCAGGGACAGCGCGCCTTCTCGGGTCGCGCCTTCCAGGCCGCCCTGACCGGCGAGGAAGACATCACCATCACCCCCGAACTGCTGCCCGGCCTGAAGACCGCCGTCGACAGCGGTCTGGACATCCGGATCTAGGAGATACCGACATGGCCACCGCCGTCTCGTCACAGAACACTTCGTCGGTCCTCGACAAGATCAACAACTCGCGCACGTCGCTGGCGACCAACAAGGAGACCTTCCTCAAGCTGCTGACCACGCAGCTGAAGAACCAGGATCCCCTGTCGCCGACCGACACCACCCAGATGACCCAGCAGATCACGCAGATGACCGGCGTGGAGCAGCAGCTGGTCACCAACGACCTCTTGGCCGCGCTGGTGGGCATGAACACCGGCACGGGCCTCTCCGAGGGCGTTTCGATGATCGGCAAGCAGATCTCGGCCATCAGCGACACCTCGACCCTGAAGAACGGTGCGGCGACCTTCTCCTGGACCCAGCCCAGCGCCTCGGCGTCGCTGAAGGTCGAGATCAAGAACCCCGCCGGCAAGGTGGTCCGCACCCTGACGCCGGACGACCAGAAGAGCGGCGACCACGTCATCACCTGGGATGGCAAGGACGACAGCGGCGCCCAGCTGCCCGACGGCGGCGTCTACGGCATCGTCGTGACGGCCAAGACCGGCGACGGCAAGGAAATCAAGGCGACCAACATCAAGGGTCGCACCGAGGGCGTGGTGACCGCCGTCGACAACACCACCGGTCAGCCGATGGTCGTGGTCGATGGCAAGACCGTCCCCGTCGACAACGTCGTCGGCATCAAGGCCGCGGCCTAGAGCACTTAACCAGGCCGAGGCGGCCTGAACCCCCCATCGACCGGGCGTCAGAAAGACGCCGACGCGGTCCCCGGAAGACGGTCTTCCCGCGGATCCAAACGCAAACAGCGCTGAACCCTCGTCCCCCCATTTTTGTAGGAATTCAGTCATGAGCATCAACAGCGCCATGCTCGCCGGCGTTTCCGGTCTGGTCGCCAACTCGTCGGCCCTGGCCGCCATCTCGGACAACATCGCCAACGTCAACACGGTCGGTTTCAAGCGCTCGACCTCGAACTTCTCCACCCTGGTCACGTCCGGCAACAAGAACCAGACCTACAGCGCCGGTGGCGTGAAGGCTCAGACGCACCAGTTCATCAGCCAGCAGGGCCTGACCCAGTCGACGACCTCGAACCTGGATATCTCGATCTCGGGCTCGGGCTTCTTCGTCACCACGGAAAAGCCGGAGAACCTGACGGCCGCCGACACCCGCTCGTTCACCCGCGCCGGCTCGTTCCAGCTCGACAGCCTCGGCTATCTGCGCAACGACGCGGGCCTTTATCTGCAAGGCTGGCTGGCCGACCCGGTCAGCGGCCTGATCACCCCCGACCCGTCGGACCTGACGCAGCTGGCGTCGATCAACGTCGGCAGCGTCGGCGGCACGGCCGAGAAGACCACGCGCGTCGGCGTCAACGCCAACCTGCGCTCCGAGCAGCCGGTGGCGGCGGCGGTCTCCTACAAGGTCGGCACGGCGGGTACGGCGTCGAAGACCAACGTCGTCGACTCGGCGGGTACGTCGCATAACTACGACGTCATCTACAGCTCCACCGGCGTGGCCAATCCGGTCAGCGGCAACAACGAATACCTGGTCGACATCAAGGAAAACGGCGTGATCGTCGCCACCGGTAAGGTGGCCTACGACGCGGCTACGAACGAGATCGTCACCTCGGAGATCGACTACAAGGGCGCCAGCCCGGTGGCCGGCACCTTGACCACCACCCGCATCAACGCCGCCGGCGATACGATCGACCTGGAGGATCTGGGCATCATCGACACCGCCGGCGTCGACGACGCCGAGGTCGTCGCGGGCAAGCTCTACGATCCGTCGACCTGGTCGATGTCGGACTACGCCAAGGACAACAGCAAGGGCGTCAAGCCGGACTTCGAAGTCCAGATCCCGCTGTCGGACTCCAAGGGCGGTCAGCGCACCGTGACCCTGTCGCTGCTGAAGGGCCCCGGCCCGAACCAGTGGTACGCCGAGCTGCGCGCCAAGCCGGGTGACCTGGCCAACAACGGCAACGGCCAGATCAGCACGGGCATCATCGAGTTCACCACTGATGGCAAGCTGAAGAACACCGGCGGACTGTTCGGCACCACGAGCCCGACATCGATCACGATCAAGGCCTCTGGCTATGTCGCGCCTGCGGTCACGCCGCCTGCGGTGCAGCCGCCCGCGCCGCCGACCTGGGCCGACAACCTGGGCATCGATGAGCAGGAGGTCCAGATCGACCTGGCCAGCGCCGCCGGCGGCCTGACCCAGTACAACAGCCAGTCGGTGGTTCAGTCGGTGAACACCAACGGCACGGCCTTCGGCAACCTGACCAATATCGAGGTCGACGAGGGCGGCTACGTCTCGGCCATCTTCGACAACGGCGTCACCCGCCGGATCGCCCAGGTCGCCATCGCCACCTTCTCGAACCCGAACGGTCTGAAGGGCGTCAACGGCAATGCTTATCGGGTCACCAACGAGAGCGGCACCTACAGCCTGAAGGCTCCGTCGCAAGGCGGCGCCGGCGCTCTGGCCCCCTCTACCCTTGAAGCCTCGACCGTTGATCTGTCCCAGGAGTTCACCGGTCTGATCACTACTCAGCGCGCCTACTCGGCTTCGTCGAAGATCATCACGACCGCCGACCAGATGCTTGAGGAACTCTTGAATATTAAGCGCTGATCATAGGGCTTAACATTCTTTAATTCTTGTGTTTCACACTGAGACACTACGGACTGCTAAGGAGCCATCTTGTTTAGGCCTTTCTTTACTATTGGAATTAAGCCGCTGTTATTAGGCGGCGCCTATAGTGGCCTTCAACAGTGATGGTTGTGGGAAAGGCGTAAAGCCATGTTGCAGCAGCAGCGCACCAACAGCCGGGGTGAAAAGTACGTCATCGGTCCGACCGGTGCGCCTCTCACTCTGGCGGATTTGCCGCCCGCGGAGACCCAGCGTTGGGTCATCCGTCGGAAGGCCGAGGTCGTGGCCGCCGTTCGCGGGGGTCTGCTCTCGCTCGACGAGGCGTGCGATCGTTACAAGCTGACGAACGACGAGTTCCTCAGCTGGCAGCAGTCGATCGATCGGCACGGCCTGGCGGGCCTGCGGACCACTCGGATCCAGCAGTACCGTTAAGGCGGGCGGGGTGTGTTGATGTGACCGCCCTTCTTCGCCTCGACAACCCGACGGGCCATGCGCCGCAAGGGTTTGATGACGTTCAGCGGCCGCGCCCGAAAGGGCGCGGCCGCGACGTTTTGGCGCCTGCGGAACGCGCGTCTACCGGCAGATATAAACGCCTCGTTTACCTTGTACTGGGTAAATCCTGCCTACCGGCGAGCGCTTCGTATGCGTTTGGCGGGCTTCCCCTCGGGGATTGTTGACGCAGGGGATGGGGCTTCGTGGAAAGCTTTCTGGGTTCAATCAGGCAGTTCGGCGTCGGGCGTCTCGCCGCGATGCTGGGCGTCGGCGCGGGTGTCGTCGCCGTGCTCGTGGCCCTGGTCATGTTCATGGGCAAGGAGCCCAATGAGCTGCTCTATTCGAACCTGGACCTGAAGGAAGCCTCGGAAGTCACCCAGGCCCTCGACCAGGCCGGCATCAAGTATGAAACCAAGGGCGACGGCTCGACCATCATGGTGCCGCGCGACAAGGTCGCCAGCGCGCGCCTGATGGTGGCGGGCAAGGGGCTCGTGAGCTCCGGCTCCATCGGCTACGAGATCTTCGACAACAGCAATGCGCTGGGCCAGACCGACTTCGTCCAGCAACTGAACCGCCAGCGCGCTCTGCAGGGCGAGCTGGAGCGCACCATCAAGGCGATGCAGGGCGTCAACAGTGTCCGCGTGCACCTGGTTCTGCCCAAGCGCCAACTCTTCGAGGAAGACGCCGAACAGCCTTCGGCCGCCGTGACGATCGGCGTGGGCTCGCGCGAGCCGTCGTCGGACATGGTCCGCGCCATCCAGAACCTGGTCTCGTCGTCGGTGCCGAACATGAAGGCCGAAAAGGTCGCGGTCATCGACCAGCACGGCAAGACCCTGTCGGCCCCCAGCGACGAGAGCCTGGCCGGCAAGATGGCCCAGGACCGCAAGTCCGAGGTCGAGGCCCGCATCGCCAAGACCGTCAAGGACATGATCGAGGGCGTGCTGGGCCCGGGCAAGGCCCGCGTCAACGTGACCGCCGATCTGGACCTGAACCGGGTGACCACCCAGGAAGAGCGCTTCGATCCGGATGGTCAGGTTGTCCGGTCGGAAAGCACCACCGAGGCCTCCAGCCAGGAAAACAAGAACGACGACAACACCGGCGTCACCGCGGCGGCCAACGTGCCCGGCGGCCAGGGCGCCAATGGGTTCCAGCAGCTGGGCTCGCGCTCGGGTCAGAACGACAGCGTCACCAACTACGAGATCTCCAAGTCGGTGAAGACCACCGTCCAGGAGCCGGGTGCGATCAAGAAGGTCGCGGTCGCGGTCGCCATCGACGGCGTGTCGGCCCCGATGGGCAAGGACGGCAAGCCCGGCGCCTATACGCCGCGCACCGCCGAGGAGATCCAGCAGATCGAGGAACTGGTGAAGACCGCCGTCGGCTTTGACGCCGAGCGGGGCGACCAGGTCAAGGTCACCAACATCAAGTTCCCGCAGCCCGAGGATCAGGGCCTTGAGAAGGCGGGGCTGCTGGCGGGCTTCGACAAGAACGACATCATGCGCGCGGCCGAACTGGGCCTTCTGGCGATCGTGGCGCTGCTGATCCTGCTGTTCGCGGTCCGCCCGTTCATCAAGAACCTGTCGGCGCCCGCGCCGGGTCAGATCGCTCTGGCCGGACCGTCGGGCGGCGCGCCTGTCACGCGGCTGGTGACCTTGTCGGACGGCACGCAGCAGCAGGTGGTCGTCGACCAGTCCGGCGAGCCGATCGCCATCGCCGGCCCGCCGGCCAGCGACATCGACTCGCGTATCGACATCGCCAAGATCGAGGGCCAGGTGAAGGCTTCGTCGATCAAGCGCGTCTCCGAGTTCGTCGAGAAGCACCCCGACGAGTCGGTCGCGATCCTCCGTAACTGGCTGCACGAGTCGACCTGATGGCTATGAAAGTCGCCGTCAACGACATCAAGAACCTCTCGGGGCCCGAAAAGGCCGCGATCGTTCTGCTCGCCCTGGGCGAGGAGCACACCAAGATCTGGGAAGCCCTGGACGACGAGGAGATCAAGGAAGTCTCCCAGGCCATGGCGGGCCTGGGCACCGTCTCGGCCTCGGTCGTG is a genomic window containing:
- a CDS encoding flagellar hook-length control protein FliK, whose amino-acid sequence is MTAIAAPTAALPAAPTPAGGVKASADAFDALLAIAGRPDETPAQRPAPRRAEAKSDDRDQDREVKAAEKPARPEARADAKAVDRSEDPRADGDDAVEGGREAKASDAKTNDDAAADKASGAETQTSEASVEALVEVDSTLASAQAAAMLIAAMSAEPATTPPIEVAVEPAPASAAVAVGDAAAFAAAVEVAGEAPVVAPQGQATTEPAPEAAAVTAPQAASAPTTAVAGEQALDAAALEALTALAGEAETPLDAESQTTPRAAPTTTTAATTPTVAPTAQTKTAEATPAAAVAPASSATPAPVATPIEQAAAPVEAPIVAEAAPVATAANTDAVEASPAVTSGVATLAAKTVEAPATQAAPSGAPAAVVAAEAVETAQAVTAVASGAAGGDASANTDANATAQTNVSDTAAAAAAPLEAAVAGASSAEAAPTSTATPPVQLQAANTAAPAVAPAPVRGSPETVAALSAEILKKADAKTTRFDVALTPDGLGKVDVRIEIARDGALTASMRFDTAHAAQELRGKANELRQALADAGFNVADNGLSFDVSSQDGRSQNPFFAFEGWGDQGQRAFSGRAFQAALTGEEDITITPELLPGLKTAVDSGLDIRI
- a CDS encoding flagellar hook assembly protein FlgD, encoding MATAVSSQNTSSVLDKINNSRTSLATNKETFLKLLTTQLKNQDPLSPTDTTQMTQQITQMTGVEQQLVTNDLLAALVGMNTGTGLSEGVSMIGKQISAISDTSTLKNGAATFSWTQPSASASLKVEIKNPAGKVVRTLTPDDQKSGDHVITWDGKDDSGAQLPDGGVYGIVVTAKTGDGKEIKATNIKGRTEGVVTAVDNTTGQPMVVVDGKTVPVDNVVGIKAAA
- the flgE gene encoding flagellar hook protein FlgE translates to MSINSAMLAGVSGLVANSSALAAISDNIANVNTVGFKRSTSNFSTLVTSGNKNQTYSAGGVKAQTHQFISQQGLTQSTTSNLDISISGSGFFVTTEKPENLTAADTRSFTRAGSFQLDSLGYLRNDAGLYLQGWLADPVSGLITPDPSDLTQLASINVGSVGGTAEKTTRVGVNANLRSEQPVAAAVSYKVGTAGTASKTNVVDSAGTSHNYDVIYSSTGVANPVSGNNEYLVDIKENGVIVATGKVAYDAATNEIVTSEIDYKGASPVAGTLTTTRINAAGDTIDLEDLGIIDTAGVDDAEVVAGKLYDPSTWSMSDYAKDNSKGVKPDFEVQIPLSDSKGGQRTVTLSLLKGPGPNQWYAELRAKPGDLANNGNGQISTGIIEFTTDGKLKNTGGLFGTTSPTSITIKASGYVAPAVTPPAVQPPAPPTWADNLGIDEQEVQIDLASAAGGLTQYNSQSVVQSVNTNGTAFGNLTNIEVDEGGYVSAIFDNGVTRRIAQVAIATFSNPNGLKGVNGNAYRVTNESGTYSLKAPSQGGAGALAPSTLEASTVDLSQEFTGLITTQRAYSASSKIITTADQMLEELLNIKR
- the sciP gene encoding CtrA inhibitor SciP, producing MLQQQRTNSRGEKYVIGPTGAPLTLADLPPAETQRWVIRRKAEVVAAVRGGLLSLDEACDRYKLTNDEFLSWQQSIDRHGLAGLRTTRIQQYR
- the fliF gene encoding flagellar basal-body MS-ring/collar protein FliF; the encoded protein is MESFLGSIRQFGVGRLAAMLGVGAGVVAVLVALVMFMGKEPNELLYSNLDLKEASEVTQALDQAGIKYETKGDGSTIMVPRDKVASARLMVAGKGLVSSGSIGYEIFDNSNALGQTDFVQQLNRQRALQGELERTIKAMQGVNSVRVHLVLPKRQLFEEDAEQPSAAVTIGVGSREPSSDMVRAIQNLVSSSVPNMKAEKVAVIDQHGKTLSAPSDESLAGKMAQDRKSEVEARIAKTVKDMIEGVLGPGKARVNVTADLDLNRVTTQEERFDPDGQVVRSESTTEASSQENKNDDNTGVTAAANVPGGQGANGFQQLGSRSGQNDSVTNYEISKSVKTTVQEPGAIKKVAVAVAIDGVSAPMGKDGKPGAYTPRTAEEIQQIEELVKTAVGFDAERGDQVKVTNIKFPQPEDQGLEKAGLLAGFDKNDIMRAAELGLLAIVALLILLFAVRPFIKNLSAPAPGQIALAGPSGGAPVTRLVTLSDGTQQQVVVDQSGEPIAIAGPPASDIDSRIDIAKIEGQVKASSIKRVSEFVEKHPDESVAILRNWLHEST